One genomic region from Prevotella sp. Rep29 encodes:
- a CDS encoding TlpA disulfide reductase family protein produces MNKKRHYRRFLLLLAMLSAATFANAQNGTKDYKVSGIVPDGINKIYIYKNNRLSSREMLDSVTVTDGRFTMSGTRPAYDLLSLGTTKGVNNIQFFNDGDPLMMDFVNDSLSASPLNERFRRYSKEETRFTDEFYRLFIASRQAKDEAKKKELEQQIAANQEANSEFARTIIHENRDNVIAAYYLEAVNGYMDYDELASALDSTAYYYNHPLLTEVKARLQMLRSRQIGKPFCNDIVLLSPDGKQHRLSEWCGQGQYVLIDFWASWCRPCRMEMPNVIQNYERFRDKGLEVLAISIDDKKDAWQRGIKSFGTPFIQLSELQGRKSRLCAIYGISTIPANLLIDPQGKIIAADLRGKSLTRKLESVFK; encoded by the coding sequence ATGAACAAGAAGAGACACTACAGACGATTCCTGCTCCTGTTGGCCATGCTATCAGCAGCGACATTCGCAAATGCACAGAATGGCACGAAAGACTATAAGGTAAGTGGTATCGTACCTGATGGCATCAACAAGATTTATATCTACAAGAATAACAGACTAAGTTCACGTGAGATGTTGGACAGTGTAACCGTTACAGACGGCAGGTTTACAATGAGCGGCACACGGCCCGCCTACGACCTGCTTTCTTTAGGAACGACAAAAGGTGTCAACAACATTCAATTCTTCAACGATGGTGACCCTCTGATGATGGATTTCGTCAACGACTCCCTATCGGCCTCACCGCTAAATGAAAGGTTCCGCCGATACAGCAAAGAAGAAACTCGTTTTACGGATGAATTCTATCGCCTTTTCATAGCTTCCCGGCAAGCAAAAGACGAAGCCAAGAAAAAAGAACTGGAACAACAGATTGCAGCCAACCAAGAAGCGAACAGTGAATTCGCACGCACCATTATCCACGAAAACCGTGACAATGTGATAGCTGCCTACTATCTGGAAGCCGTCAATGGCTATATGGACTACGATGAACTGGCCTCTGCCCTTGACAGCACAGCCTACTACTATAATCATCCCCTACTGACCGAAGTCAAAGCCCGATTGCAGATGCTTCGTAGCCGACAGATAGGCAAACCATTTTGTAATGATATAGTTCTGCTATCGCCTGATGGGAAGCAGCACCGACTTAGCGAATGGTGCGGACAGGGGCAATACGTGCTGATTGATTTCTGGGCCAGTTGGTGCCGTCCCTGTCGAATGGAAATGCCCAATGTTATCCAGAACTATGAACGTTTCCGTGACAAGGGATTGGAAGTTTTAGCCATTTCTATCGACGACAAGAAAGATGCTTGGCAACGAGGTATTAAGAGTTTCGGCACTCCATTCATTCAGCTCTCCGAACTGCAAGGTCGAAAATCCCGTCTTTGCGCCATATATGGAATCAGTACCATACCCGCCAATCTCCTGATAGACCCGCAGGGTAAAATTATTGCAGCCGATTTACGAGGGAAGTCGCTGACAAGGAAACTTGAAAGCGTTTTCAAATAA
- a CDS encoding DUF3737 family protein → MKEIKDQSFGGERPLFAIHDIRLVNVTITEGESGIKHCSDIEAIGCTFIGKYPFWHVDRSLIKDCLFEPGSRSAVWYSDDMRVENTIINAPKLFREQKNLEIVDVQINDADETFWKIKNLKVKNLKLHDGTYPFMFSEDIYVDGLESDSKYVFQYVKNVEIHNAKITTKDAFWEVENVTIYDSELNGEYLGWHSKNLRLVNCHITGEQPLCYAHDLVLENCTFGEDCDRAFEYSTLQADIRGGITNIKNPTSGRIVADKIGSVTIDENVLQPNNCEIVVRS, encoded by the coding sequence ATGAAGGAAATCAAAGACCAAAGTTTTGGAGGCGAACGCCCGTTGTTCGCCATACATGATATCCGCCTCGTGAACGTAACCATCACGGAAGGCGAGTCAGGCATCAAACATTGCTCGGACATCGAAGCCATCGGCTGCACGTTCATCGGCAAATATCCGTTCTGGCACGTTGACCGCTCACTCATCAAAGACTGTCTCTTCGAGCCGGGCTCACGTTCGGCGGTATGGTATTCGGACGACATGCGGGTGGAAAACACGATTATCAACGCTCCGAAACTGTTCCGCGAGCAGAAGAATCTGGAAATCGTGGACGTGCAAATCAACGATGCCGATGAGACGTTCTGGAAAATAAAGAACCTGAAGGTGAAAAACCTGAAACTCCACGACGGCACTTATCCGTTCATGTTCAGCGAAGATATTTATGTCGATGGGCTGGAAAGTGATTCGAAGTACGTTTTCCAATATGTGAAGAATGTGGAGATTCACAACGCAAAGATTACCACGAAGGATGCTTTCTGGGAAGTGGAGAACGTGACCATCTACGACTCTGAGCTCAATGGCGAGTATCTGGGGTGGCACTCAAAGAACCTGCGACTGGTGAACTGTCACATCACGGGCGAGCAACCGCTCTGCTACGCACACGACCTTGTGCTGGAAAACTGCACATTCGGCGAGGATTGCGACCGCGCTTTTGAGTATTCTACCTTGCAGGCTGACATCCGCGGAGGCATTACGAACATCAAGAATCCGACCAGCGGACGCATCGTTGCCGACAAAATCGGCTCGGTGACCATCGACGAGAACGTGCTCCAGCCGAACAACTGCGAAATCGTTGTCAGAAGTTAG
- a CDS encoding malate dehydrogenase, producing MEFLTNDKLTIVGAAGMIGSNMVQTALMMGLTNDICLYDVFSPEGVAEEMRQSGFGDVKITATTDAKEAFTNAKYIISSGGAPRKEGMTREDLLKGNCEIAEGLGKNIKQYCPDVKHVVIIFNPADLTGLVTLLYSGLKPGQVTTLAGLDTTRLQSALAKKFNVMQSEIEGCATYGGHGEQMAVFGSHVKIDGRKLTDIIGTPEFPAEEWEQMKKDVTQGGAAIIKLRGRSSFQSPAYLSVEMIRAAMGGEAFRFPVGTYVKTDKYDHIMMAMATTLDKDGAHFTVPQGTPEENAKLDQSYEHLCKMRDELVTLNIVPPISEWNKINPNL from the coding sequence ATGGAATTCTTAACAAATGACAAGCTGACCATCGTCGGCGCAGCCGGAATGATTGGTTCAAACATGGTACAGACCGCACTGATGATGGGTCTGACAAACGACATTTGTCTTTATGACGTGTTCTCACCCGAAGGCGTGGCAGAGGAAATGAGACAGAGTGGTTTCGGCGACGTGAAAATCACCGCGACGACCGATGCCAAAGAGGCATTCACCAATGCAAAGTATATCATCTCTTCAGGTGGTGCTCCCCGTAAGGAAGGCATGACACGCGAAGACCTGCTCAAGGGAAACTGCGAAATCGCCGAAGGACTTGGAAAAAACATCAAGCAGTATTGTCCCGACGTGAAGCACGTGGTCATCATCTTTAACCCTGCCGACCTGACAGGACTCGTTACATTATTATATAGTGGACTGAAACCCGGACAGGTGACGACACTCGCAGGACTTGACACCACACGTCTGCAGAGCGCACTGGCAAAGAAATTCAACGTGATGCAGAGCGAAATCGAAGGCTGTGCAACATACGGCGGACACGGCGAGCAGATGGCAGTGTTCGGTTCTCATGTAAAGATTGACGGCCGCAAGCTGACCGACATCATCGGCACTCCCGAATTCCCCGCAGAAGAGTGGGAGCAGATGAAGAAAGACGTGACACAGGGCGGTGCAGCCATCATCAAACTGCGCGGACGCAGCTCGTTCCAGAGCCCGGCATACCTCTCAGTGGAAATGATTCGCGCAGCGATGGGCGGCGAGGCATTCCGCTTCCCGGTAGGCACATACGTGAAGACCGACAAGTATGACCACATCATGATGGCAATGGCAACAACGCTCGACAAAGACGGCGCACACTTCACCGTGCCGCAGGGAACACCTGAGGAGAACGCCAAACTCGACCAGAGCTACGAGCACCTCTGCAAGATGCGCGACGAACTGGTGACGCTCAACATCGTGCCGCCAATCAGCGAATGGAATAAAATCAATCCGAACCTCTAA
- a CDS encoding ABC transporter ATP-binding protein: MIEVKQLYKSFEDKEVLHDINATFENGKTNLIIGQSGSGKTVLMKNLVGLLDPTSGEVLYDGRNFVTMSKREKVKMRREMGMIFQSAALFDSLSVLENVMFPLDMFSSMTLRERKRRAEECLDRVNLGNAGSKFPGELSGGMQKRVAIARAIVLNPQYLFCDEPNSGLDPKTSLVIDELLSSITKEYNTTTIINTHDMNSVMGIGENIVFICEGHKEWQGTKDEIINAQNQHLNDLVFASDLFKKVKEVEIEEHGHLKS, from the coding sequence ATGATCGAAGTCAAACAACTATACAAGTCTTTTGAAGACAAAGAAGTGCTGCACGACATCAACGCCACTTTCGAGAATGGGAAGACCAACCTGATTATCGGACAGTCGGGTAGCGGAAAGACGGTACTCATGAAGAACCTCGTCGGTCTGCTTGACCCCACCAGCGGCGAAGTGCTCTACGACGGGCGCAACTTCGTCACCATGTCCAAGCGCGAGAAGGTGAAAATGCGCCGCGAGATGGGCATGATTTTCCAGAGTGCGGCTCTCTTCGACTCGCTCTCCGTACTCGAAAACGTGATGTTTCCGCTCGACATGTTCTCGTCGATGACACTCCGAGAGCGCAAACGACGGGCTGAAGAGTGTCTTGACCGCGTGAATCTCGGCAACGCCGGCTCAAAATTTCCGGGCGAGCTTTCGGGCGGTATGCAGAAACGGGTAGCCATCGCGCGTGCCATCGTGCTCAACCCGCAATATCTGTTTTGCGATGAGCCCAACTCGGGACTCGACCCCAAAACGTCTCTGGTCATCGACGAACTGCTTTCGAGCATTACAAAAGAGTATAACACAACGACCATTATCAACACCCACGACATGAACTCGGTCATGGGCATCGGCGAAAACATTGTCTTCATCTGTGAGGGGCACAAGGAATGGCAAGGGACGAAAGACGAAATCATCAACGCACAGAACCAGCATCTCAACGACCTGGTCTTCGCTTCCGACTTATTCAAAAAGGTAAAGGAAGTGGAGATTGAGGAACACGGACATCTCAAGTCATAA
- a CDS encoding MalY/PatB family protein, producing MQYNFDELITRRGTGCVKWDELPADDIIPMWVADMDFRCAEPIVNALRKRVEHGIFGYTHVPEKYYEAVISWFKRRHDWHIECEWMMYTTGVVPALSVIVKAMTQPGDKVAFLTPAYNCFFSSVRNNGCTVEEVPLVYENHTYHIDFEAVERSCADEKTKLFIFCNPHNPGGRVWTREEMERLNEICMRHHVFVLADEIHNELVMPGYEYIPFASLSKACLDNSVSCNAPSKSFNTAGMYISNIVCNNPSVREKIDRAININEVCDVNLFGVEAVMAAYNESEDWIDQLCPYIWDNYQALVAFFKERMPQIGITKMEGTYLVWADIRALGVTSDALTERLINEGRVKVASGTMYGERDGEGFIRINIACPRSRMMEGLERIARVINQK from the coding sequence ATGCAATACAATTTTGATGAACTCATCACGCGTCGCGGCACGGGCTGCGTGAAATGGGACGAACTGCCAGCCGACGACATCATCCCGATGTGGGTGGCTGACATGGACTTTCGCTGTGCCGAGCCTATTGTCAATGCACTCAGAAAGCGGGTGGAGCATGGCATCTTCGGCTACACACATGTGCCAGAGAAATATTACGAGGCGGTCATCTCGTGGTTCAAACGCCGCCACGACTGGCACATCGAATGCGAATGGATGATGTACACGACGGGCGTGGTGCCGGCATTGTCGGTCATCGTCAAAGCGATGACACAGCCGGGCGATAAAGTCGCCTTCCTCACTCCTGCCTACAACTGTTTCTTCTCGTCGGTGCGCAACAACGGATGCACGGTCGAAGAAGTGCCGCTCGTGTATGAAAACCACACCTATCACATTGATTTCGAGGCGGTAGAACGCAGCTGTGCTGACGAGAAGACGAAGCTCTTCATCTTCTGCAACCCTCACAATCCTGGCGGAAGGGTGTGGACGCGCGAAGAGATGGAGCGACTGAACGAGATTTGCATGCGACACCATGTCTTCGTCCTGGCAGACGAAATCCACAACGAACTGGTGATGCCCGGCTATGAATACATTCCCTTCGCATCGCTCTCAAAGGCATGTCTGGACAACAGCGTGAGCTGCAACGCACCCTCCAAGTCGTTCAACACGGCGGGTATGTATATCAGCAATATCGTTTGCAACAACCCATCGGTGCGCGAAAAGATTGACCGCGCCATCAATATCAACGAAGTTTGCGACGTCAACCTCTTTGGCGTAGAGGCTGTCATGGCAGCCTACAACGAGTCCGAAGACTGGATAGACCAGCTTTGTCCTTACATCTGGGACAACTATCAGGCGCTCGTCGCCTTCTTCAAGGAGCGTATGCCGCAGATTGGCATCACCAAGATGGAAGGAACTTATCTGGTGTGGGCAGACATCCGGGCACTGGGCGTTACATCAGACGCACTGACGGAACGGCTCATTAACGAAGGACGGGTGAAAGTGGCATCGGGAACGATGTACGGAGAACGCGACGGCGAAGGATTCATCCGCATCAACATCGCCTGTCCGCGCAGCCGGATGATGGAAGGACTGGAACGCATCGCACGGGTCATCAATCAAAAATAA
- the der gene encoding ribosome biogenesis GTPase Der has translation MGSLVAIVGRPNVGKSTLFNRLTKSRKAIVSEHAGTTRDRQYGKCEWNGREFSVVDTGGWVVNSDDVFEEEIRKQVLIAAEEADLILFLVDVTTGLTDLDEDVAMILRRTKLPVILVANKADNNNQIYDSYEFYKLGLGEPQCISSATGSGTGDLLDLVLERLPENKADDLEEGIPRFAVVGRPNAGKSSLINAFIGEERNIVTDIAGTTRDSIYTRYDKFGFDFYLVDTAGIRRKNKVTEDLEFYSVMRSIRAIENSDVCILMIDATRGIEAQDMNIFQLIQRNNKSLVVVVNKWDLVEDKSPIAIKTFETAIRERMAPFKDFPIIFASALTKQRIFKVLETAKEVYVNRKKRIGTTKLNEVMLPLIEAFPPPSVKGKYIKIKYCAQLSDTQIPSFVFYANLPQYVKEPYKRFLENKIRENWTLTGSPVNIFIRQK, from the coding sequence ATGGGAAGTTTAGTAGCTATTGTTGGTCGCCCGAATGTGGGCAAATCGACCCTTTTCAACCGGCTGACCAAGTCGCGCAAAGCCATTGTGAGTGAGCATGCCGGTACAACGCGCGACCGCCAGTACGGCAAGTGTGAGTGGAACGGGCGCGAGTTTTCCGTCGTTGACACAGGCGGATGGGTTGTCAATTCCGATGACGTGTTTGAGGAGGAGATTCGCAAGCAGGTGCTCATCGCTGCGGAAGAAGCCGACCTGATTCTGTTCCTGGTTGACGTGACGACGGGGCTGACCGACCTTGATGAGGATGTGGCGATGATACTCCGGCGCACGAAACTTCCCGTGATTCTCGTGGCTAACAAGGCAGACAACAACAATCAGATATACGATTCATACGAGTTCTACAAGCTCGGTCTCGGCGAACCGCAGTGCATCAGCTCGGCAACGGGCAGCGGCACCGGCGATTTGCTCGACCTGGTGCTTGAGCGTTTGCCCGAGAACAAGGCTGACGATTTGGAGGAGGGCATTCCCCGTTTTGCCGTGGTTGGCCGCCCGAATGCCGGCAAGTCGAGCCTCATCAATGCTTTCATCGGTGAGGAGCGCAACATCGTGACCGACATTGCCGGTACGACGCGCGACAGTATCTATACGCGTTACGACAAGTTCGGCTTCGACTTCTACCTGGTTGACACGGCGGGCATCCGTCGCAAGAATAAGGTGACGGAGGATTTGGAGTTCTACAGTGTGATGCGCAGCATCCGCGCCATCGAGAATTCGGACGTGTGCATCCTCATGATTGACGCCACGCGTGGCATTGAGGCGCAGGACATGAACATCTTCCAGTTGATACAGCGCAACAATAAGTCGCTCGTGGTGGTGGTCAATAAGTGGGATTTGGTGGAAGACAAGAGTCCCATTGCTATCAAGACGTTCGAGACAGCCATTCGTGAGCGCATGGCTCCGTTCAAGGATTTCCCGATTATCTTCGCTTCCGCCCTCACGAAACAGCGCATCTTCAAGGTGCTGGAAACGGCAAAGGAAGTGTATGTGAACCGCAAGAAACGCATCGGAACGACCAAGCTGAACGAAGTGATGCTCCCGTTGATAGAGGCATTCCCGCCGCCTTCGGTCAAAGGCAAGTATATCAAGATAAAATATTGCGCGCAGCTTTCCGACACGCAAATACCGTCGTTCGTGTTCTACGCCAATCTGCCGCAGTATGTGAAGGAGCCGTACAAGCGCTTCCTTGAGAACAAGATTCGTGAGAACTGGACGCTGACGGGCAGTCCGGTCAATATATTTATTCGCCAGAAATAG
- a CDS encoding alpha/beta fold hydrolase, with protein MKKKLTLIALFILIWTTGLQAQNALQDADAKYATGLLKKGTKAPDFKLKTPDGKTVQLSKVAKGKYTVLDFWASWCPDCLKDIPNMQRMYKKFAPKGVEFVGISFDTNVDSWKKALDKFNISYTQVSELKKFKDTDISKTYGVSWIPSVYLIDPDGNIVLGTVISDKIEKTLTELFPATNVEGTSKEMMIDGGDYQLSAIIEKPLLKAGERCPMVILMHGFGSEKNSFLMKTTAKMLLQKGIASLRFDFSGHGSSEGKFEEMTVPGQIKEAKKVIDYVRQMEDVSSIGLTGHSQGGIVAAMVAGEFANEPVIQGIALLAPAGVIREDAIRGYSGGYTFNPLDPPAYLDLWGGLKLGRNYIKTAQRLPIYETAAPYKGNALIIHGTADQVVPWSYGERFHHQWRDSRFLLLDSYDHAFSLNPYRVPEEIADYFSEILK; from the coding sequence ATGAAAAAGAAACTTACACTCATCGCCCTGTTCATCTTGATATGGACGACAGGGCTACAGGCACAAAATGCATTACAAGATGCCGATGCCAAATATGCGACGGGACTACTGAAAAAGGGAACAAAAGCACCCGACTTCAAGTTGAAGACGCCCGACGGGAAGACAGTACAACTGAGTAAGGTTGCCAAGGGGAAATATACGGTATTGGACTTTTGGGCATCGTGGTGCCCAGACTGTCTGAAAGACATTCCCAACATGCAACGGATGTACAAGAAGTTCGCCCCAAAAGGTGTGGAGTTCGTAGGCATCTCTTTCGACACCAATGTCGATAGTTGGAAAAAAGCGCTCGACAAGTTCAACATCAGCTACACACAGGTCAGCGAACTGAAAAAATTCAAGGATACCGACATCTCCAAAACCTATGGTGTCAGTTGGATTCCCTCTGTCTATCTGATAGACCCTGATGGAAACATCGTTTTAGGAACCGTTATCTCCGACAAAATAGAAAAGACGCTCACGGAACTGTTTCCCGCCACAAACGTGGAAGGCACGAGTAAGGAAATGATGATAGACGGAGGAGATTATCAGCTCAGTGCCATCATCGAAAAGCCGTTGCTGAAAGCTGGTGAGCGCTGCCCGATGGTCATTCTCATGCACGGTTTCGGCAGCGAGAAGAACTCTTTCCTGATGAAAACGACTGCCAAGATGCTCCTGCAGAAAGGGATTGCCAGTCTGAGATTCGACTTTAGCGGACATGGAAGTAGCGAAGGGAAATTCGAGGAGATGACCGTTCCTGGACAAATCAAGGAAGCCAAAAAGGTGATTGACTATGTTCGACAGATGGAGGATGTAAGCAGTATCGGACTGACAGGCCACTCCCAAGGCGGCATTGTGGCAGCGATGGTGGCAGGTGAGTTTGCCAACGAACCGGTTATTCAAGGAATAGCCTTGCTGGCGCCAGCAGGCGTCATCCGCGAAGATGCCATCCGCGGATATTCTGGGGGATATACCTTCAACCCACTTGACCCGCCAGCGTATCTCGATTTGTGGGGCGGGTTGAAACTGGGACGCAACTACATCAAGACGGCACAACGGCTACCCATCTACGAGACGGCAGCACCCTACAAAGGCAACGCACTCATCATCCACGGCACGGCAGACCAAGTGGTGCCATGGTCGTATGGAGAGCGGTTCCATCACCAATGGCGCGACAGCCGTTTCTTGTTGCTCGACAGTTACGACCACGCTTTCTCACTCAACCCTTACCGAGTGCCCGAAGAAATTGCCGACTATTTCTCTGAAATATTGAAATAA
- a CDS encoding gamma carbonic anhydrase family protein — MAIIKSVKGLTPKFGRDCYFSENAAIVGEVTMGDECSVWFNAVVRGDVAPVIMGNRCNVQDGAVVHVTNKIGPTIMEDDVTIGHNATVHACTLRKGCLIGMGSTVLDNAVVGEGAIVAAGALVLGGTQIGDHEIWGGVPAKFMKKTQPDQAESYAAHYVEYSKWYLEEDQKK, encoded by the coding sequence ATGGCAATTATCAAATCAGTAAAAGGACTTACACCAAAATTCGGTCGCGACTGTTATTTCAGCGAGAATGCTGCCATCGTGGGCGAAGTGACGATGGGCGACGAGTGCTCGGTATGGTTCAACGCCGTTGTCCGGGGCGACGTAGCACCCGTTATCATGGGTAACCGCTGCAATGTGCAGGACGGGGCAGTCGTACATGTGACCAACAAAATCGGACCGACCATCATGGAAGATGACGTCACCATCGGTCACAACGCAACGGTTCATGCCTGCACGCTGCGCAAAGGCTGTCTCATCGGCATGGGCTCGACCGTTCTCGACAATGCCGTCGTCGGCGAAGGAGCTATCGTGGCTGCCGGTGCACTGGTGCTCGGTGGCACACAGATTGGCGACCATGAGATATGGGGTGGCGTGCCGGCAAAGTTCATGAAAAAGACCCAGCCCGACCAGGCAGAGTCGTATGCCGCCCACTACGTAGAATACTCGAAGTGGTATCTGGAAGAAGACCAAAAGAAATAG
- the lptB gene encoding LPS export ABC transporter ATP-binding protein, producing MSENINIQSRAEGSMVLRTEGLVKRYGNRTVVNDVSINVRQGEIVGLLGPNGAGKTTSFYMTTGLIVPNAGHIYLDDEDITSYPVYKRARAGVGYLPQEASVFRKMTVEDNIMAVLEMTGKPKAYQEQKLESLLSEFRLSHVRKNLGDRLSGGERRRTEIARCLAIEPKFIMLDEPFAAVDPIAVEDIQYIVWQLKYRNIGILVTDHKAEAVLGLVDRAYLLFEGKILFQGKPKELAENEIVRKRYLGVNFELPKQAFQINEGGTEGSEMAAE from the coding sequence ATGAGCGAGAACATCAATATTCAGTCGCGTGCGGAGGGCTCCATGGTGCTCCGGACGGAAGGGCTTGTCAAGCGCTATGGCAACCGGACGGTGGTCAATGACGTCAGCATCAACGTGCGTCAGGGCGAAATCGTCGGGCTGCTGGGACCCAACGGTGCCGGTAAGACAACATCGTTCTATATGACGACGGGTCTGATAGTCCCCAATGCCGGGCATATCTATCTCGACGACGAGGACATCACGAGCTATCCGGTCTATAAACGTGCCCGTGCCGGTGTGGGGTATCTGCCGCAGGAAGCCTCCGTCTTCAGAAAGATGACGGTAGAGGATAACATCATGGCTGTACTCGAAATGACGGGAAAGCCCAAAGCATATCAGGAGCAGAAGCTGGAGAGCCTGCTCTCGGAGTTCCGCCTGAGCCATGTGCGTAAGAACTTGGGTGACCGCCTGTCGGGAGGTGAGCGGCGGCGGACGGAAATCGCGCGCTGTCTTGCCATCGAACCGAAATTTATCATGCTCGACGAGCCTTTCGCGGCTGTGGACCCCATCGCCGTCGAAGACATTCAGTATATCGTGTGGCAACTGAAATACCGCAACATCGGAATCCTCGTGACCGACCATAAGGCGGAGGCGGTGCTCGGACTGGTCGATCGTGCCTATTTGCTGTTCGAAGGGAAAATCCTTTTCCAAGGAAAACCCAAGGAACTGGCAGAGAACGAAATCGTCAGAAAAAGGTATCTGGGCGTCAATTTCGAACTTCCCAAGCAGGCTTTTCAGATAAATGAGGGCGGAACGGAAGGTTCCGAAATGGCGGCAGAATAG
- a CDS encoding ABC transporter permease — MFIKKHLFTFGRYLLLMGRTFSRPERMRMFMKKYVQEMSALGVDSIGIVLLISFFIGAVICIQMKLNIQSPWMPRWVSGYTTREIMLLEFSSSIMCLILAGKVGSNIASELGTMRVTQQIDALEIMGVNSANYLILPKILGLITIMPFLVIFSSATGIVGAYATSYIGHILPPDDLTAGLQHDFVPWFLWMSILKSLVFAYIIASVASFFGYTVEGGSVEVGKASTNAVVSSSVLILFSDVFLTQLLS, encoded by the coding sequence ATGTTCATAAAAAAGCATCTTTTCACTTTCGGACGATACCTCCTGCTGATGGGACGCACGTTCTCCCGTCCGGAACGGATGCGCATGTTCATGAAGAAATATGTGCAGGAGATGTCGGCTTTAGGCGTTGACAGTATCGGTATCGTCTTGCTGATTTCGTTTTTCATCGGTGCGGTCATCTGCATTCAGATGAAACTGAATATCCAAAGTCCGTGGATGCCGCGATGGGTCAGCGGCTATACCACCCGCGAAATCATGCTCCTCGAGTTCTCATCATCCATCATGTGTCTCATTCTGGCAGGAAAGGTCGGGTCGAACATCGCATCGGAACTGGGAACGATGAGGGTCACTCAGCAGATTGACGCACTGGAAATCATGGGAGTCAATTCTGCCAACTATCTCATCCTCCCTAAGATTTTAGGGCTGATTACCATCATGCCGTTCCTCGTCATCTTTTCGTCTGCGACCGGCATAGTCGGTGCCTATGCCACTTCATACATCGGACACATCCTGCCCCCCGATGACCTGACGGCAGGATTGCAACACGACTTTGTGCCGTGGTTCCTGTGGATGAGCATCCTGAAGAGCCTCGTCTTTGCGTATATCATCGCCAGCGTGGCGTCATTCTTCGGCTACACGGTCGAGGGCGGTTCGGTTGAGGTGGGAAAAGCATCCACCAACGCCGTCGTATCCTCAAGCGTACTGATTCTTTTCTCCGATGTATTCCTCACGCAGCTGCTGAGCTGA